A region from the Cryptosporangium arvum DSM 44712 genome encodes:
- a CDS encoding thiolase family protein, producing the protein MTDDLWILGIHMTKFGKHPDEDLVDLASEAALGALADGGVTMTDVGVLAAGNLLGGVGGIGQLLQKQIGQTGIPVYNVQNACATGATALRTVCMAIKAGEADYGLAVGVEKLSGAGLLGARPRTETTGTWERTGRFGAVGTVDGRIGTETMAGVFAQVGMEYGHKYGGADFELFARISEKNHAHSTLNPLAAYQKKMSLEQIMNDVMIAYPNTRPMCSANTDGAAAAVVVSGAKLKTLSLEQRRRAVKIGASVLTSDPWQESCQVLPDVNTLTRAAARQAYEAAGVGPEDLDLVELHDCFATAELVHYDNLMLCAEGGAVDFFRSGAPWRDGATPVNVSGGLQSKGHPIAATGIANVWEVATHLRGEAGPRQIEGARVGLAHVIGLGSACGVHILERAAA; encoded by the coding sequence GTGACCGACGACCTCTGGATCCTCGGGATCCACATGACGAAGTTCGGCAAGCACCCCGACGAGGACCTCGTCGACCTCGCGTCGGAGGCGGCGCTGGGTGCGCTCGCCGACGGCGGGGTGACGATGACGGACGTCGGGGTGCTCGCGGCCGGCAACCTGCTCGGCGGGGTGGGCGGCATCGGCCAGCTGCTGCAGAAACAGATCGGGCAGACCGGCATCCCGGTCTACAACGTGCAGAACGCGTGCGCGACCGGGGCGACCGCGCTGCGCACGGTGTGCATGGCGATCAAGGCCGGCGAGGCCGACTACGGGCTCGCGGTCGGCGTCGAGAAACTGTCCGGCGCCGGGCTGCTGGGCGCACGCCCGCGGACGGAGACCACCGGCACGTGGGAGCGCACCGGCCGGTTCGGCGCGGTCGGGACGGTCGACGGCCGGATCGGCACCGAGACGATGGCGGGGGTGTTCGCGCAGGTCGGCATGGAGTACGGCCACAAGTACGGCGGCGCCGACTTCGAGCTGTTCGCGCGGATCAGCGAGAAGAACCACGCGCACTCGACGCTCAACCCGCTGGCGGCCTACCAGAAGAAGATGAGCCTCGAGCAGATCATGAACGACGTCATGATCGCGTACCCCAACACGCGCCCGATGTGCTCGGCCAACACCGACGGGGCCGCGGCGGCGGTCGTGGTCAGCGGCGCGAAGCTCAAGACGCTGTCGCTGGAGCAGCGGCGCCGCGCGGTGAAGATCGGCGCGTCGGTGCTCACCAGCGACCCGTGGCAGGAGTCCTGCCAGGTCCTCCCGGACGTGAACACGCTGACCCGGGCCGCGGCCCGCCAGGCGTACGAGGCGGCCGGTGTCGGCCCGGAGGATCTGGACCTGGTCGAGCTGCACGACTGCTTCGCGACGGCCGAGCTCGTGCACTACGACAACCTGATGCTCTGCGCGGAAGGCGGCGCGGTCGACTTCTTCCGCTCCGGCGCTCCGTGGCGTGACGGGGCGACGCCGGTGAACGTGTCCGGCGGCCTGCAGTCGAAGGGGCACCCGATCGCCGCGACCGGGATCGCGAACGTCTGGGAGGTCGCGACGCACCTGCGTGGCGAGGCCGGCCCGCGGCAGATCGAGGGCGCGCGCGTGGGGCTGGCCCACGTGATCGGTCTCGGGTCCGCGTGCGGCGTCCACATTCTCGAGCGGGCGGCGGCATGA
- a CDS encoding Zn-ribbon domain-containing OB-fold protein produces MTTRQIPFVDYLELGPPPRLVASECTSCAARYFDRRNACANCGGRDFHPAPVATTGEVRSFTIVTFAAPGVPVPFVAAVVDCEGTSVRTNLVGVDASPDAVHLGMKVALTTYVAGTDAEGVEAVNYAFTPLGRAEQ; encoded by the coding sequence ATGACGACCCGACAGATCCCGTTCGTGGACTACCTGGAACTCGGCCCGCCACCGCGCCTCGTCGCGTCCGAGTGCACGTCCTGCGCGGCCCGGTACTTCGACCGCCGCAACGCCTGCGCGAACTGCGGCGGCCGGGACTTCCACCCGGCTCCGGTCGCGACGACCGGCGAGGTCCGCTCGTTCACGATCGTGACGTTCGCCGCGCCGGGCGTGCCGGTGCCGTTCGTGGCCGCGGTCGTCGACTGCGAGGGCACCAGCGTCCGCACCAACCTGGTCGGCGTCGACGCCTCACCGGACGCCGTCCACCTGGGAATGAAGGTGGCGCTCACCACCTACGTGGCCGGCACCGACGCCGAGGGCGTCGAGGCGGTCAACTACGCGTTCACGCCTCTCGGGAGGGCCGAGCAGTGA
- a CDS encoding acyl-CoA dehydrogenase family protein has protein sequence MTPGIPALDPAAVLALAADEPGYDAGWWRGAVRGGLFAGSFGATVDAVRRLAGAAVPSPVHNGFVQSGAVLAALGAHEEVAALRSGARRYAFARTGPDGTDDVSTRAEGGRLYGTKCFVPYAASADVLLVVARTGVFAVERAAPGVRLEPIPTIGLDRSCAVHLDGAPATSLGTAPLETALARGVIALAADALGAAEAALRHAVERVTARPPLARRQAVRHRCADMLLDTTLTAGVVERAVRLVDDGAPDGEIRRAAAVAKAVASERCRRVTASAHQLGGGEGIHADQPLHLWYRRVKAAEPVLGAPRSHRAAIAAALLDPRPEGSG, from the coding sequence ATGACGCCGGGCATCCCGGCGCTCGATCCGGCGGCGGTGCTCGCGCTGGCCGCCGACGAGCCCGGGTACGACGCCGGCTGGTGGCGGGGCGCGGTGCGCGGCGGGCTGTTCGCCGGGTCGTTCGGCGCCACCGTGGACGCGGTCCGCCGGTTGGCCGGGGCCGCGGTGCCGTCACCGGTGCACAACGGGTTCGTGCAGAGCGGTGCGGTGCTGGCCGCCCTCGGGGCCCACGAGGAGGTGGCCGCGCTGCGCTCCGGTGCGCGCCGGTACGCGTTCGCCCGCACCGGGCCCGACGGCACCGACGACGTGTCCACCCGGGCCGAGGGCGGGCGGCTGTACGGCACGAAGTGCTTCGTCCCCTACGCCGCGAGCGCCGACGTCCTGCTGGTGGTCGCCCGCACCGGCGTCTTCGCGGTCGAACGGGCCGCGCCGGGGGTGCGCCTCGAGCCGATCCCCACGATCGGGCTCGACCGTTCGTGCGCGGTCCACCTCGACGGAGCACCGGCGACGTCGCTCGGGACGGCTCCGCTCGAGACCGCGCTCGCGCGTGGGGTGATCGCGCTCGCGGCCGATGCGCTGGGGGCGGCCGAGGCGGCGTTGCGTCACGCGGTCGAGAGGGTGACCGCGCGCCCGCCGCTCGCCCGGCGCCAGGCCGTCCGACACCGCTGCGCCGACATGCTGCTCGACACCACGCTGACCGCCGGCGTCGTCGAGCGGGCGGTCCGGCTGGTCGACGACGGCGCTCCGGACGGCGAGATCCGGCGCGCGGCCGCGGTGGCCAAGGCCGTCGCGTCCGAGCGGTGCCGTCGCGTCACCGCGTCGGCCCATCAGCTCGGCGGCGGCGAGGGAATCCACGCCGACCAGCCGCTGCACCTCTGGTACCGCCGGGTCAAGGCCGCCGAGCCGGTCCTCGGCGCCCCCCGCTCCCACCGCGCGGCGATCGCGGCCGCGCTCCTCGACCCCCGACCGGAAGGATCCGGATGA